GTCGACTTCGGCCGCCACCGCGTCGGCCTCATCCCGTTCAACAGCGACCCGTACGTGGCCCAGCCGCTGACCGATCGCCCCGACCGCGTGATCCGCGCGCTCGGGCAGATGAGCGCGCCGCAGGGCAGCACGTCGATCGGCGCGGCGATCCGCATGGCCGACGGCGAGTTCGAGGACACGGGCCGGCCGATCGCGGTGAAGGTGATCGTGCTCCTGTCCGACGGCATCGAGCCCGCCGCCGAGGGCATCCTGGCCGCGGCCGCCGCGTCGAAGGCGCTCGGCACGGTGTTCTTCACGATCGGCCTCGGCGCCGACGCGGCGGACGACACGATGATGCAGGTGGCGACGACCCCGGCGCACTACTACCCGGCGCCCGACGCGTCGCAGCTGGCCGAGATCTACCAGAAGATCGCGGCGATCATCCTGTCTTTCAGCGTCACGGACGTGCGCGTCCACGAGCGCCTCCAGCCGGCCGCCACACCCGCATCGCCGGCCCCCCATCGAGCCGGCCGTGGCGCCGGACGGTCTGCGCACGTGGTGGCGCCCGTTCCTGACCGCGGACGACGCCGTCCTGCCGTACGCCGTCCACCTGTCCGCCGACGGCCCACAGCCCGTCAGCGGCGCGCTGTGGGCGGAGTAGCACGGACGGCGACGGCACGCGGCGGCGCTATGGAGATCCCGCCCGCCGTGGTCGAGGTGATCCCGCCGAACATCCGGACGATCTACCTGCCGTTTCAGCGCCCGCAACTGGTGCTTCCCGGCGGACCGCTACGCCGACGTCGCGCTCGTCATCGACGCGTCGTCCAGCATGACGGGCGACAAGCTGGCCCAGGCCGTCGCCGGCGCGAAGGCGTTCGTCGAGCTGCTGGCGCCCCGGCCCGGCGGCAGCCAGGTGGCCGTCGTGACGTACGACTCGAACAGCCGCGTCGTCCAGCCGCTCACGAGCAACCGGTCCGCCATCGAAGCGGCCCTCGAAACGATCCGCCCCGGCAGCGGCACCCGGATCGACCGCGGCATCGTCGCCGGCGCGAACGAGGCGACCGGCCCGGCCCACGACCCCGACCACCGCCCGGTCCTCGTCCTCCTGACGGACGGCATCCAGGTGGACGCCCGCGAGAGCGTCACAGGCGCCGCCACATTCGCGCGCAGCAAGGGCGCCGCCCTCTACGTCGTCGGCCTCGGCGACGACGTGGACCTGCCGACGCTGCTGGCGGTGGCGGGCGGGGCGGACGCTGTGGCTGGCGCGGGATCCGGAGGCGTTGGTGGCGATTTATCGGCGGGTGGGGGGGTGGTGGT
Above is a window of Candidatus Avedoeria danica DNA encoding:
- a CDS encoding VWA domain-containing protein, encoding MTGDKLAQAVAGAKAFVELLAPRPGGSQVAVVTYDSNSRVVQPLTSNRSAIEAALETIRPGSGTRIDRGIVAGANEATGPAHDPDHRPVLVLLTDGIQVDARESVTGAATFARSKGAALYVVGLGDDVDLPTLLAVAGGADAVAGAGSGGVGGDLSAGGGVVVCR